In the Sandaracinus amylolyticus genome, CGACGACGATCCCGCGCGCCCTCACGAGCTCGCGCACCTCGCTCGCCGCGCCCGAACGCGCGAGGTCGAGCGCGATCACGTCCACCCGCACGCCGTGCGAGGCGCCGAGCTCGTCGGCGAGCGCCCGCAGCGCGCGCTCGGTGCGCGCGACGAGCACCAGGTGGCTCCCCTGCGCCGCGAGCTGTCGCGCCATCTCCTCGCCGATCCCCGACGACGCGCCCGTGATCAGCACCGTCCTGCCTGCGAAGTCGAACATCGTTGCCTCCTCGCGCCGACCCTGAGCGAGGTTCTCGTCTCTGCAAAGCAGCGCTAACCTGGTTTGCATCCATGCAAACCACCTCTCCGGACGTCGCCGCGTGGGACGACCTGCGCGTGCTGCTCGCGGTCCAGCGCGCCGGGAGCTTCCTCGCCGCGGGCCATGCGCTCGGGGTCGCGACGTCGACGGTGTCGCGCCGCATCGCCGCGCTGGAGCGCACGACCGGGCGCCGCCTCGTGCACCGCACCGCCGACGGCGTGACGATGGAGCCTGCCGCGTCCGCGCTGCTCGCCCTCGCCGAGCACGTCGAGCGCGCGCTCACGCTCCACGCCCGCGACGAGCCCGTGGGCGCGCCTTCGCTCGCCGGCACGGTGCGGGTCTCGATCGGCGACGGCTTCGAGCGCGGCGTGGTGCGTGCCCTCGCCGCGCTGAGAAAGGCGCACCCCGAGATCCGCGTGGAGCTGGTGAGCGAAGCGCGCGTCGCCGATCTCGCGAAGCGCGAGGCCGACATCGGCCTCCGCACCGCGACCACGCGCGCGGCGCCGCTCGTGGTGCGCGCGCTCGGCGCCCTGGGCTTCGGCCTCTACGCGTCGAGCGAGCTCGAGTCGCACGAGCGCCTCCGCGGGCGCCGGATCGGCGAGCGCGAGCTGGCGCGCCTGCCCTGCGTCGGCATGGACGGCGCGCTCGCGGCGCTGCCGGCCGAGCGATGGCTCCGCGGCTCGGGCGCGCGCGACTTCGTGCTGAGGACGAGCTCGGCGAGCGCGCTGCTCGACGCGGTGCGCGCCGGGATCGGCGTCGGCGTGATCGCCGACGCGCTGGCGATCGAGCACCCCGAGCTCGTGCGGCTCCGCACCGAGCGCGAGCCTCCCCGTGCCCCCGCGTACCTCGCGATGCACCGCGAGCTGCGCAAGGTGCCCCGCGTGATGGTGGTCGCCGACACGCTGACCCGCGCGGTGCGCGAGAGCCCGGGGGTCCTCCCGATGCGCGCGCGGTGAGACGAGCTGCCCCAGCTGGTTGCCGACGTGTCGGGGCTCATCTAGCCTCCGCGCGCTGTGTCGGACCTCCGTCTCTACGCCCCCGTCGCCCTGGTGCTCGCGCTCGCCGCATGCGGCGGATCGCAGCAGGGTGCCGCGCTCAGCTATGGCGAGAGCGCCCGTCGCGACTACGAGCGCGCGCTCGCGGCGGTGGAGGACAACGACTGCCTCACCGCCACACCGCTGCTCCAGAACGTGCGGCGCGAGTATCCGTACTCGCGTTACGCCGCGCTCGCCGAGCTGCGGATCGCGGACTGCGAGCTCTCGCAGCAGCACTACACCGAGGCGATCCGCGCGTACCGCTCGTTCATCCGGCAGCGCCCCACGCACGCCGAGATCGACACCGCGAACTACTCGATCGCGCGCGCGTACTACCAGCAGATCCCCACCGACTTCTTCCTCTCCCCGCCGCCCGAGGAGCGCGATCAGGCCGCGACGCGCTCGGCGCTTCGCGTCGTGCGTCGCTTCCTCGCCGACTACCCGGAGAGCGAGCACGTCGAGGACGCGCGCCGCATCGAGCGCCAGGTGCTCGATCTGCTCGCGCGCCACGAGCTCTACGTCGCGTCGTACTACCTGAACCGCGATCAGCCGCGGGCGACGATCTCGCGCATCCAGACCCTGCTCTCCGAGTACGACGGCAGCGGCGTGGTGCCCGAGGCGCTCCTCCTGATGGGCCGCACCTACCTGCACATGCGCGAGCAGCGCGACGCGCGCCTCGCGTTCGGCGAGCTCGTCGATCGTTTCCCGCGCAGCGGCTACGCGGTGCAGGCGCGCAACTTCCTGCGCGCGATGGGCCCGACGGATCCCGTCGACGAGGGGGAGCCCGAGGAAGACGGGCCGCGTCGGCCCTCGGGCGGCCGCGGCATCGAGCCGGGCACCGACATCGACGACGTCGACGACAGCGATCCCGGCGGGCTCGCGGGCTCGGGCACGCCGGGCACCGACTCGCTCGAGGACACGAGCGAGATGGGCATCGAGGTGCGCGGCACCGACGTCGAGGCCGCGGACATCGAGCGGGGCCGGACCTCGGGGGCGATCGAGGAGGACATCGAGCGCGAGGAGCGCGATCGGGCCGCCGACCAGATCGAAGAAGACATCGAGGACCAGCAGCGCGAAGAAGAGCCCTGAGTTCTTTACGCGTTCCCGTCACCTCGATACCATTCGGTCCTCGAGCGGTATCCGATGGACGAACGCACGAAACAGCTCCTCGCCCTCGGTCGCGAGCACTACGAGAAGCGCGAGTTCGACAAGGCGGAGCACTACCTGCGACAGGTGCTCGAGCGCGAGACCGCGAAGTTCGCGGACGTGCTCAACATGACGGGCGTGATCCACCACGATCGCGGCCGTTTCGAAGAAGCGCAGGCAGCGTTCGAGGAAGCGCTGCAGATCAACCCGAACTACACGGAGGCCGCGCTCAACCTCGCGGTCACGTACAACGACCTCGGGCGCTACGACGAGGCGAAGCGCATCTA is a window encoding:
- a CDS encoding outer membrane protein assembly factor BamD, which codes for MSDLRLYAPVALVLALAACGGSQQGAALSYGESARRDYERALAAVEDNDCLTATPLLQNVRREYPYSRYAALAELRIADCELSQQHYTEAIRAYRSFIRQRPTHAEIDTANYSIARAYYQQIPTDFFLSPPPEERDQAATRSALRVVRRFLADYPESEHVEDARRIERQVLDLLARHELYVASYYLNRDQPRATISRIQTLLSEYDGSGVVPEALLLMGRTYLHMREQRDARLAFGELVDRFPRSGYAVQARNFLRAMGPTDPVDEGEPEEDGPRRPSGGRGIEPGTDIDDVDDSDPGGLAGSGTPGTDSLEDTSEMGIEVRGTDVEAADIERGRTSGAIEEDIEREERDRAADQIEEDIEDQQREEEP
- a CDS encoding LysR family transcriptional regulator, with protein sequence MQTTSPDVAAWDDLRVLLAVQRAGSFLAAGHALGVATSTVSRRIAALERTTGRRLVHRTADGVTMEPAASALLALAEHVERALTLHARDEPVGAPSLAGTVRVSIGDGFERGVVRALAALRKAHPEIRVELVSEARVADLAKREADIGLRTATTRAAPLVVRALGALGFGLYASSELESHERLRGRRIGERELARLPCVGMDGALAALPAERWLRGSGARDFVLRTSSASALLDAVRAGIGVGVIADALAIEHPELVRLRTEREPPRAPAYLAMHRELRKVPRVMVVADTLTRAVRESPGVLPMRAR